From the genome of Salvia splendens isolate huo1 chromosome 7, SspV2, whole genome shotgun sequence:
TACCGAGGTAGTTTTCTACTGCATTTTAGGTTTTGCAGTACTATTGGAGATGGTCTTATAGTACTCCAAAACCAATtccatttttggtttttttaaaaaacatatctatctttaggtttacactaaacCCAGACTCAAAAGTTATTCGAAGTTTGTGAATAAAAAAAGAACAACATtgagaatattcttttaagtttgagtttggtTTAGAATTTGAATCGAGAAACAATATTTCTATAGAAAAGTATATTCGGTGAGTTTTACCGTGAATGAtgataaaatatggagtactatggTTTATAAGTGCAGGCTTGTTAGAATGGCACTAGCAGTATCTGATTCGCACCAATTTTGGGGGCGAGGCAGAAAGTTATTCAACTGCAGCTACGCCTTTCCAGGAGAAAGGGGAAACATAGATCCACGCCTCACCCAACTGAATGATTCAAAGCCTTTACGACGTGAGAGTGAGAATTGGTTTAGGAATTATATGCCGCCAGTGTTAATGGATTGGAGAATCGGAGGCGAGAGTTGCAGCCGCGCACAACAGAGTCGTTCAACTTACGTGTGTGCAGATAATAGCGAATGtgttgattttggttctgatgctCATGGCTACAATTGCCGCTGCTTTCAAGGATTTCAAGGAAACCCTTACCTGCCCTACGGATGTCAAGGTTGGTGCGTCATTTTTCGctgatgaataaagtaaaagatataaattataattgaatattttaatgattttctAAATAAGTGAGAGCTCATCTTGATTGGTATGGGTAAAGCGAGTCATCTTCtgtgggacgaagagagtattatttggtacaaaacaaaatattttattgcatattatttttaattatgtagatatttcttaatttttaaaatttagactaatactccctccctccccgtcccatagaaataagtcatattttctttttcgtccatcccatacaaatagtccatatcAATTTATGGTAATCTTTTTCTCCTTCCCATTTACTTAATTATTTATGGACCCCACTATctactacacaatttcaactattttttctccttttatcttactttaacaattatgcattaaaactcgtgttgatATTAAATGGTCTATTTCTATGGGGCAGAGtgagtataaaaataaattaatggttCATGCATCACGAACGTTACACTAGTATGCATTATAGAGAAGTTGTAAACTAGGCATCTTACGGTTGTAAATACACGACTCATACAACATGCTTCACctttatttctatttaatacaaaaattataaaaaatattcattcGTGTTTCATTTTAGTACATTCCATTATTTTTGTTTGGATGTCGTCAACTCTTTATTCATGTGGAATACAAAATATTGCATCATTGTTTCATATCAATACAAAAGGTTTTATCAATATTTTATATtggttaaaaaaaattcatcatgGTTTCATGTTTTTGACCCACGTAGGTAAAGAGTTAACGATGTTCAAACACATGACAtaatgtattgaatttaaatGCAAATGAAAATTTAGAACATCGGGCCTAAACTGTTCGTAAACTCAATTTTTCGTAGCAATTGACAAATAATTAGGATCCATTTACAGAGTAGATAACTCCATAACATATAAGAGAGTTATCTAACCTAATATATGTGTTCTTATCATATTTTGTCTTATCTCAACTTTCCTATTAAACTTAAAAAGACTTATAGAATCCACCTACACACTTCATATACCTAGTAGCATTATTATGCTTGTCAAAAAAATGCATCGTACAAATAATATACTTCCTATGTCCGTGAATATGCATCGTACAAATGCATTGTTGCTTGGCGTTTGAGGTTCCTCTCCTCGTATACGAGTATGTGCCTAATGGGACACTTTttgatctcattcatcaatcaCAACTTCCAATCTCATGGAACATGCGCATAAAAATTGCGGCCGATATAGCAGGTTGATACGACTGCCCATGCAGCAGACGACCCAGCCATCGATGAGGAACCAAGAGCTGTTGCGGAGACACCGTCGCAGCAGCAAAGGGGGACGGAAGACGCAGCGGAGACGAGAACCTTGAGGCCGCGGGATCGACTCAAACCGCCGAGGAAGTACACGGCTTAAGTCTAGGACGCATAGGACTATAGGAgtcttttgattttatttatcttattttatatttttgtttattctattttaggattatttttgttattgttttttttttctattttgagttcgggttttcttagttggttctttcccgaacgtattaggattaggtcgaaccaaccctagggttttagtataaatagagcCTTTTGTCATCAAACGATCTATCTATGAAATAAAAACATACTTTGGCTCAATAGCTTTTGCATCAAGAAACTTATCCCTAAGCTGTCGACGAGAATTCTCGCGCACCGGCTGCCCCATTCTGCCGTCTAAGTCACGACCCGACACCGGGCGCTCGACGAAAGACGACAGCTCGTTTCTTGAACTGcttggaaatcgacgttaaggaatTCATTCCTTAACACAGGTGCAGTGGCTTACTTACATTTTGCATCATCTGTCCCCATCTATCACAGAGACATCAAGTCCACCAACATCCTTATGGATGAAAAGTACGTTGTTAAAGTGTCGGATTTCGGAACATCCAAATTTGTTGCAGTAGACCAAACTCACCTGACCACGCTGGTGAAAGGTACATTCGGATATTTAGACCCAGAGTATTTCCAGACGAGCCAATATACAGACAAGGGCGACGTTTATAGCTTTGGAGTAATTCTTGTCGAGCTTCTAACAGGACAACGGGCCATATCGTTAGATGTATCACAAGAAAGAAATCTATCAACACGATTTCTTGCATGTATGGAAGCAAACAATCTTGATGCCATAATAGATACCCAAGTTTCCAAGCAAGCTAAGATAGAAGAGGTGATTGAATTTGCAAGGCTTGCAAAAAGGTGCTTGAACATCACAGGGAGAATGAGGCCAAACATGAAGGAAGTAGCAAGAGAATTGGAAAGTTTGTCTGTGTCTCAACTCTCTGCAAATGTTACACATGCAATTGAAGAAGCAAACATGTATGAAGCGAAGTCAGTTTTGGTTCCAAACATTGATTACACTGGGACAAGTGGTGACAGTGTCGCCTCGACATCAGATGCACATCCTCTAATGTCTACAAAATTTTGAACTTATGCCTTTTTTATTGCTCATGTAATACCTTTAGTTACAACCAAACTTtcacatattacaaatataattacaCTTTTACGTGCTACAAAATTATCTACCTCCTTAAATATCACTATTTTAGTGACGTGTCTCTCTGTTTTTGACATGCATAATAAATACCCATCTATGTGTCACAATTTTATTTAGTACTACGATTCAATGCATAAAGATCGCCTTAAGTGATCAACAAATTATGTCTAAttatcacacttcatttttaccataaatggtaaataggtctCAAGTTCCACTatctcactccactcacattttattataaaaccaatataaaaaagtgagtcacattccactaactttttcatttcttacatttcttaaaactggtgcccggtcaaagagtgacaattaattggggacgaagggagtaatacaACTCTATTGCAAGATTTCAGCTTCATATGTTGTGTTGAAGGAGTTTATCAATGTTAAGAACGCTCTTTAATTAATGTCGAATATATGTCCCCTGTTTGTAGAAACAAGCAAACCGGTGCCCGGGAAGGGTCGGCAGCTAACAAGACGGCTGGCGCTGAAGTTCCGTTGGCAACAAAATaagtttatttttgtttcacACAAGAATTGTGggcaaatacttcttcattaatTGAGAACGAAATCAATGAATAGCCCTATTTACATAACCAAGGACTCTATGGTTGGTTCGACCAATCCTAGacatcgggaaagaatcaacaaagaaaacccgatgGGGCGTAGAAAAGCCCAACTTAATGATGTttgcaataaaaataaaacagagactcgacaaaaggaaaaaaacagtcttaataaaaggaaattaacTAAAATTTAAATAGTCTTAATCAAAGGAAATtaactaaaatttaaataacGTTCTCGCGTCTATTTTGGACGCGAGATCACCATA
Proteins encoded in this window:
- the LOC121810422 gene encoding wall-associated receptor kinase-like 1, whose amino-acid sequence is MALAVSDSHQFWGRGRKLFNCSYAFPGERGNIDPRLTQLNDSKPLRRESENWFRNYMPPVLMDWRIGGESCSRAQQSRSTYVCADNSECVDFGSDAHGYNCRCFQGFQGNPYLPYGCQVQMHCCLAFEVPLLVYEYVPNGTLFDLIHQSQLPISWNMRIKIAADIAGAVAYLHFASSVPIYHRDIKSTNILMDEKYVVKVSDFGTSKFVAVDQTHLTTLVKGTFGYLDPEYFQTSQYTDKGDVYSFGVILVELLTGQRAISLDVSQERNLSTRFLACMEANNLDAIIDTQVSKQAKIEEVIEFARLAKRCLNITGRMRPNMKEVARELESLSVSQLSANVTHAIEEANMYEAKSVLVPNIDYTGTSGDSVASTSDAHPLMSTKF